One part of the Dyadobacter sp. 676 genome encodes these proteins:
- a CDS encoding polyprenol monophosphomannose synthase gives MNDCIVVIPTYNELENVEAIIRKVFSLPHPFDLLIIDDGSPDGTAAVVKELMKEFSGLHLVERKGKLGLGTAYIHGFKWALEKGYNYIFEMDADFSHPPDDLVRLYNACANEGHDVAIGSRYITGVNVVNWPINRVLMSYFAGYYVRMITGMPIMDPTAGFICYTAKVLNTIDLDNIRFIGYAFQIEMKFNSWKYGFSITEVPIIFTDRTKGASKMSKGIFKEAIFGVITLKINSLFKRYIPKHSAQKLPASS, from the coding sequence GTGAACGATTGCATTGTAGTTATTCCCACCTACAACGAACTTGAAAATGTTGAAGCCATCATTCGGAAAGTATTTAGCCTGCCGCATCCGTTTGATTTATTGATCATCGACGACGGGTCGCCGGATGGCACCGCAGCGGTTGTCAAGGAGTTAATGAAAGAATTCAGCGGCCTGCATCTCGTCGAAAGAAAGGGGAAACTGGGCCTTGGTACGGCTTACATCCACGGTTTCAAATGGGCGCTCGAAAAAGGCTACAATTATATTTTCGAAATGGATGCCGACTTTTCGCATCCGCCGGATGATCTGGTTCGGTTGTACAACGCCTGTGCCAACGAAGGGCACGACGTGGCGATTGGCTCCCGGTATATTACAGGTGTGAATGTGGTCAACTGGCCGATCAACCGCGTTCTGATGTCCTATTTCGCAGGATATTATGTGCGGATGATCACCGGAATGCCGATTATGGACCCCACGGCCGGCTTCATTTGCTACACAGCCAAGGTGCTGAACACGATCGATCTGGACAATATCCGCTTTATCGGCTACGCATTCCAGATCGAGATGAAGTTCAACTCGTGGAAGTACGGTTTCAGCATTACCGAGGTGCCTATCATCTTTACCGACCGCACCAAAGGCGCCTCAAAAATGTCGAAAGGCATTTTCAAGGAAGCCATTTTTGGCGTGATCACGTTGAAAATCAACAGTTTATTCAAAAGATATATCCCTAAGCATTCAGCTCAGAAATTGCCAGCCAGCTCATAA
- a CDS encoding M20 family metallopeptidase, translating into MSQLQEKIKALAKDQSADIITHRRHLHSNPELSFEEFKTAKYVASELTAIGLQPEEGIAGTGVVAIIEGRNPGKKIVGLRADMDALPILEANDVPYKSKVPGVMHACGHDVHTSSLLGTARILHALREEFEGTVKLVFQPAEEKAPGGASLMIKEGVLENPRPASMMGQHVAPNIPVGKIGFREGMYMASTDELYLTVKGKGGHAAAPHQLVDPVLMASHIIVALQQIISRNRNPANPSVLSFGRFIADGVTNVIPNEVTIQGTWRCMDEEWREDGLRRMKKMAESIAEGMGGSCEFEIVKGYPFLKNHPELTRRTRTAAVGYMGAENVIDLDLWMAGEDFAFYSQVVDSCFYRLGTRNEARGIVSGVHTPTFDIDESALEISTGLMSWLAISELNA; encoded by the coding sequence ATGTCCCAGCTTCAGGAAAAAATCAAAGCGCTTGCCAAGGATCAGTCGGCAGACATCATTACCCACCGTCGCCATCTGCATAGTAACCCCGAGTTATCATTCGAAGAGTTCAAAACGGCCAAATACGTTGCATCCGAGCTCACGGCAATCGGTTTGCAACCCGAAGAAGGCATTGCCGGAACGGGCGTGGTAGCGATTATCGAAGGACGCAATCCGGGTAAGAAAATCGTGGGCCTGCGTGCCGATATGGACGCGTTGCCGATCCTCGAAGCGAATGATGTTCCTTATAAATCAAAAGTCCCGGGCGTGATGCACGCATGCGGGCACGATGTGCACACGTCGTCGCTCCTGGGCACGGCGCGCATCCTGCATGCATTGCGCGAGGAGTTTGAAGGGACTGTTAAATTGGTATTCCAACCAGCCGAGGAAAAGGCGCCCGGCGGGGCTTCGCTCATGATCAAGGAAGGCGTTCTGGAAAACCCGCGGCCTGCGAGCATGATGGGCCAGCACGTGGCACCGAATATTCCCGTCGGTAAAATCGGTTTCCGCGAAGGCATGTATATGGCTAGCACAGATGAATTGTATCTGACGGTGAAAGGCAAAGGCGGTCACGCGGCGGCCCCGCACCAGCTCGTGGATCCGGTTTTAATGGCATCCCACATTATCGTAGCATTGCAGCAGATCATCAGCCGCAACCGCAACCCGGCGAACCCATCGGTATTGTCGTTCGGCCGGTTTATCGCCGACGGCGTTACGAATGTGATCCCCAACGAAGTGACGATCCAGGGAACGTGGCGCTGCATGGACGAAGAATGGCGTGAAGACGGCCTGCGCCGCATGAAGAAAATGGCCGAAAGCATTGCGGAAGGAATGGGCGGAAGCTGCGAGTTTGAAATCGTGAAAGGCTATCCATTTCTGAAAAACCACCCCGAACTTACCCGTCGCACCAGAACAGCCGCCGTTGGCTATATGGGCGCCGAAAACGTGATCGACCTCGACCTATGGATGGCCGGCGAAGATTTCGCATTTTACTCGCAGGTGGTCGATTCCTGCTTCTACCGCCTTGGAACGCGGAACGAGGCACGCGGAATCGTTTCCGGCGTGCATACACCTACCTTCGATATCGACGAAAGCGCACTCGAAATTTCGACCGGCCTTATGAGCTGGCTGGCAATTTCTGAGCTGAATGCTTAG
- a CDS encoding class I SAM-dependent methyltransferase — protein MNQQEFLESLVCPRTGTPLTIAEDGKSLKSEDGTVYEIGDTGIVNMLYPKELLPEDAREQYLYDQAFLRYDRGVSWVFETLNHSDEAATRRFFIDLMELKPGMTALEVGAGTGKDSALILDKVRPGGTAILSDLSPNMLKLAQEKLSADDVNVHYFLGNGSYLPFPDDTFDAVFHFGGINTFSERKRAFDELTRVVKPGGKVVVGDESVAPWLRNTPTYATLLKANPLFRAEVPLEDVPANIENFKLHYVFGNAFYVMEYRVTAKAPEVDIDLPIPGKDFVDNWRLRAEKAVD, from the coding sequence ATGAATCAACAGGAGTTTTTAGAATCACTGGTTTGCCCACGCACAGGAACCCCTTTAACCATAGCCGAAGACGGCAAGTCACTTAAAAGCGAAGACGGTACGGTCTATGAAATTGGCGACACCGGTATTGTAAACATGCTGTATCCCAAAGAATTGCTTCCCGAAGATGCCCGCGAGCAATACCTGTACGACCAGGCGTTCCTTCGCTATGACCGGGGCGTTTCCTGGGTGTTCGAAACCCTGAACCATTCCGACGAAGCTGCCACCCGCCGCTTTTTTATCGATCTGATGGAGCTGAAACCGGGCATGACGGCCCTCGAAGTAGGCGCCGGAACCGGTAAGGATTCTGCATTGATTCTGGACAAAGTAAGGCCCGGCGGGACTGCCATATTGTCGGACCTTTCGCCTAATATGCTGAAACTGGCGCAGGAAAAACTCTCCGCCGACGATGTAAATGTGCATTATTTCCTCGGAAACGGCTCTTACCTGCCCTTCCCCGACGATACTTTCGACGCCGTGTTCCATTTCGGCGGCATCAACACCTTCTCGGAACGCAAACGTGCGTTCGACGAGCTGACCCGCGTGGTGAAACCGGGTGGAAAAGTGGTGGTAGGCGACGAAAGCGTCGCGCCATGGCTTCGGAATACACCTACTTACGCCACTTTACTGAAAGCGAACCCGCTGTTCCGCGCCGAAGTGCCGCTGGAAGACGTTCCGGCCAATATCGAGAACTTCAAGCTGCATTACGTGTTTGGCAATGCATTTTATGTAATGGAATACCGCGTAACCGCGAAGGCTCCGGAAGTGGATATCGATCTGCCGATCCCGGGTAAAGATTTCGTTGATAACTGGCGCCTGCGTGCTGAAAAAGCAGTCGACTAA
- a CDS encoding phytanoyl-CoA dioxygenase family protein, with the protein MSTLQEQFNRDGYVLLRNYLDKGVINEIYTEARKIFATQIKRVTGKTVDIDDRDTFENAMFEFFEKDFDGFVSTGKTVQHSFSLHRLGVDPVIENLLKEIGLSSPIIGARAAMQFNSRFLSKDGSKHWKLDAHQDWRTGQGSLDSAVIWFPMVDAGADIGALQVIPGSHKIGLQESSTSGYQGGITVELKDEDFIQTEFKVGDILVFSAFLIHQSGNNITNNIRWSVQLRYNNLDEPTFIERGYPMAYIYKPETELVTPNFPTVEQLKEVFS; encoded by the coding sequence ATGAGTACACTTCAGGAGCAGTTCAACCGCGATGGTTATGTCCTTTTGAGAAACTACCTCGACAAGGGCGTCATTAATGAAATATACACCGAAGCCCGCAAGATTTTCGCGACACAGATCAAGCGCGTGACGGGCAAAACCGTCGATATCGACGACCGCGACACCTTCGAGAATGCAATGTTCGAATTCTTCGAAAAGGATTTTGACGGATTTGTCAGCACCGGCAAAACGGTTCAGCATTCTTTTTCGCTGCACCGCCTGGGCGTGGACCCGGTTATCGAGAATCTTTTGAAGGAAATAGGCTTGTCGTCACCCATTATCGGAGCACGCGCGGCGATGCAGTTCAATAGCCGCTTTTTGTCCAAGGACGGCAGCAAGCACTGGAAACTCGATGCGCATCAGGACTGGCGCACCGGCCAGGGTTCACTCGACAGCGCGGTGATCTGGTTCCCGATGGTCGACGCAGGTGCCGACATCGGCGCATTGCAGGTGATCCCGGGCAGCCACAAGATCGGTTTGCAGGAATCGTCCACTTCGGGTTATCAGGGAGGCATTACGGTGGAGTTAAAGGACGAAGATTTTATTCAGACGGAATTCAAAGTCGGCGATATCCTCGTCTTCTCGGCATTCCTGATCCACCAGTCAGGCAACAACATTACGAACAACATCCGCTGGTCGGTGCAGCTCCGTTATAACAACCTCGACGAACCGACTTTCATCGAGCGCGGCTATCCGATGGCGTACATTTACAAACCCGAAACAGAGCTCGTAACCCCAAATTTCCCGACGGTAGAGCAGTTGAAAGAGGTTTTTAGCTAA
- a CDS encoding glycosyltransferase, whose product MKLSVCVPTYNHEQYIGQMLDGAFMQQTSFDFEIVIGDDASTDATPDIIREYSRKRPGIIRAFLHSENQGPKEPREFAGRNNVLQLLKACKGEYVAMCEGDDYWTDPLKLQKQVDFLDQNPDFAVCHHNMEVIYEDGSPPHLFNAPDQKAVSTIEDLLEDKWFMATASWVYRNHFLTEDFAEWHAKAAAGDWAIMFQLAAKGKIGYLPDVMGVYRKHSAGLSNVHAYTNLKFLQNRKEMFRNVDEWLGGRYNATVTKTLHRYDELLAGLEKIGSSN is encoded by the coding sequence ATGAAACTTTCCGTTTGCGTACCGACGTACAACCACGAGCAATACATTGGTCAAATGCTGGATGGCGCGTTCATGCAGCAGACCAGTTTCGACTTTGAAATTGTAATCGGGGATGACGCTTCCACGGACGCGACACCGGATATTATTCGTGAATATTCTAGAAAAAGGCCCGGAATCATCCGGGCTTTTCTACATTCCGAAAACCAGGGGCCGAAAGAGCCGCGCGAGTTTGCCGGACGAAATAATGTACTGCAATTGCTAAAAGCCTGCAAAGGCGAATATGTTGCGATGTGTGAGGGGGACGATTACTGGACCGACCCGTTAAAACTGCAAAAGCAGGTCGATTTTCTGGACCAGAACCCCGATTTCGCCGTTTGCCATCATAATATGGAGGTCATTTACGAAGACGGCTCTCCACCGCACCTTTTTAATGCTCCCGACCAGAAAGCCGTTTCCACGATTGAGGATTTGCTCGAAGACAAATGGTTTATGGCGACCGCAAGCTGGGTTTACCGCAATCATTTCCTGACGGAAGACTTTGCAGAATGGCATGCCAAGGCGGCGGCGGGCGACTGGGCGATTATGTTCCAGCTTGCAGCAAAAGGCAAAATCGGCTATTTGCCCGACGTCATGGGCGTTTATCGCAAGCATAGCGCGGGCCTGAGCAATGTACACGCATACACGAATTTGAAGTTTTTACAAAACAGAAAGGAGATGTTCCGGAATGTGGACGAATGGCTCGGTGGACGCTATAACGCGACTGTCACCAAGACCCTCCATCGTTACGACGAGCTTCTTGCCGGTCTTGAAAAAATTGGCAGTTCGAATTAA
- a CDS encoding glycosyltransferase family 2 protein encodes MKLSVVIPAYNEEESISHTLLSLHNTLNKYNIPHEICVTNDNSKDGTLRVLDELSLQIPTLVYYTNPGPNGFGYAVRYGLERFKGDCVAVFMADMSDDPEDLVKFYYKMLEGDYDCVFGSRWEKGGKVIDYPVLKKVINRVANFIVRIVMGIKYNDTTNAFKLYKRETIEGIKPFLAPHFNLTIELPLKAIVRGYNYAVVPNSWTNRKYGESKLKIKEMGSRYFFILMYCLIEKYFSQGDFMKKTAAPKKEVSR; translated from the coding sequence ATGAAGCTAAGCGTCGTAATACCAGCATATAACGAAGAGGAATCCATTAGCCACACGCTTTTATCTTTACACAATACATTAAATAAATACAATATCCCTCACGAAATCTGCGTCACCAACGATAATTCGAAGGACGGTACATTGCGTGTGCTGGACGAACTTTCGCTTCAAATTCCTACGCTGGTTTATTATACCAATCCCGGCCCGAACGGCTTCGGCTATGCCGTGCGTTACGGTCTGGAACGCTTCAAAGGCGACTGTGTGGCTGTTTTCATGGCCGATATGTCCGACGATCCCGAAGACCTCGTGAAGTTTTACTACAAAATGCTGGAAGGCGATTATGACTGCGTTTTTGGCTCGCGCTGGGAAAAAGGCGGTAAAGTGATCGATTATCCCGTATTGAAAAAGGTCATTAACCGCGTCGCGAACTTCATTGTCCGTATTGTGATGGGTATTAAATACAATGACACCACGAACGCATTCAAACTCTACAAGCGCGAAACAATCGAAGGTATCAAGCCATTTTTGGCTCCTCACTTCAATTTGACCATCGAACTTCCGTTGAAAGCAATCGTACGCGGCTATAATTATGCCGTGGTACCCAATAGCTGGACTAACCGGAAATACGGCGAGTCGAAGCTGAAAATCAAGGAAATGGGGAGCCGGTACTTCTTTATATTGATGTACTGCCTCATCGAAAAATACTTCTCGCAAGGCGACTTTATGAAGAAAACCGCCGCGCCGAAGAAGGAAGTTAGCAGGTAA
- a CDS encoding 1-deoxy-D-xylulose-5-phosphate reductoisomerase, whose product MKKRVAILGSTGSIGTQALEVIAANPETFSVSVLTAGGNADLLIEQAVKFKPEEVVICNEQYYERVKAALFPFNIKVYSGASALVSVVESDHVDVVLTAMVGYAGLLPTIHAIKAGKDIALANKETLVVAGELITALAKQHQVNIYPVDSEHSAIFQCLAGEQDNAIEKIILTASGGPFRGKDRAFLAHVTKAQALKHPNWSMGAKITIDSATLMNKGLEVIEAKWLFDLNASQIDVIVHPQSIVHSLVQFEDGSIKAQMGLPDMKLPIQYALYYPQRLKSDFPRFNFMDYPSLTFEKPDLETFRNLAIAYEALEKGGNAACIVNAANEIAVDAFLHDKIGFLDISDVIVESLAKIAFIGNPSIGDYVETNEATRRFASEMIQVKV is encoded by the coding sequence ATGAAAAAAAGAGTAGCCATTTTAGGTTCGACCGGTTCCATCGGCACCCAGGCCCTCGAAGTGATCGCGGCCAACCCCGAAACTTTCTCCGTGTCGGTACTTACAGCCGGCGGTAATGCGGACTTGTTGATCGAGCAGGCCGTGAAATTCAAACCGGAAGAGGTTGTCATTTGTAACGAACAGTATTACGAAAGGGTAAAGGCGGCCCTTTTTCCTTTCAATATTAAAGTTTACAGCGGCGCATCGGCGCTGGTTTCGGTGGTGGAATCGGATCATGTAGATGTGGTACTGACTGCCATGGTGGGCTACGCGGGGCTTCTGCCGACCATTCATGCGATCAAAGCCGGAAAGGACATCGCATTGGCCAACAAGGAGACGCTGGTGGTAGCCGGCGAGCTGATCACCGCCCTGGCGAAGCAGCATCAAGTCAACATTTACCCGGTAGATTCCGAGCATTCGGCCATTTTTCAATGCCTCGCCGGAGAGCAGGACAATGCGATTGAAAAGATCATATTGACGGCGTCGGGAGGCCCGTTCCGCGGTAAAGACCGTGCGTTCCTCGCGCACGTAACGAAGGCGCAGGCGCTCAAACACCCGAACTGGAGCATGGGTGCGAAGATCACCATCGACTCGGCGACGCTGATGAACAAGGGCCTGGAAGTGATCGAGGCGAAATGGCTGTTCGATTTGAATGCTTCGCAAATAGACGTGATCGTGCATCCGCAGAGCATCGTCCATTCGCTGGTGCAGTTCGAAGACGGCAGTATCAAGGCACAAATGGGCCTGCCGGATATGAAGCTGCCCATTCAATATGCATTATACTACCCGCAGCGTCTGAAATCCGATTTCCCACGGTTCAATTTCATGGATTATCCGTCGCTCACTTTCGAGAAGCCCGACCTGGAAACCTTCCGGAACCTGGCCATCGCCTACGAGGCACTGGAAAAAGGCGGAAATGCGGCTTGTATCGTCAATGCAGCCAATGAAATCGCCGTTGACGCATTCCTGCACGATAAGATAGGATTTCTGGATATTTCGGACGTTATTGTCGAAAGCCTCGCCAAAATCGCATTCATAGGGAATCCTTCAATCGGGGATTACGTTGAGACGAACGAGGCGACAAGGCGTTTTGCTTCTGAAATGATACAGGTTAAAGTATAA
- a CDS encoding GH3 auxin-responsive promoter family protein: MGIRSILSRPLARYIVKQQQEWIARSVEVQEKWRMELVRKAAGTRFGKDHFFKDIHSYADFRQAVPVSDYEDLKSYVEQIKSGESDILWPGKPLYFAKTSGTTSGTKYIPISKDSISNHIDSARNAILTYIDETQRSEFLDHKLIFLSGSPVLTDTGGVLTGRLSGISNHHVPSYLRSNQLPSYETNCIEDWETKLDKIIDETLDQRMSLISGIPPWVQMYFDRIIERTGKKIKDVFPDFSLFIYGGVNFEPYRAKLFESIGKRIDSIELYPASEGFLAYQDKQNDEGLLLLLDTGIFFEFIPVENYFDENPRRLSVGEVEVGKNYAVIVNNNAGLWGYSLGDTVKFVSTDPYKVLVTGRIKHFISAFGEHVIGEEIEKALKYALERHPETEVVELTVAPMVNSPDGGLPYHEWLIEFATHPNDMEQFASDLDRRLTELNIYYKDLITGSILRRLELTPLRRNSFIDYMRANGKLGGQNKVPRLSNDRKIADELNPAEP; this comes from the coding sequence ATGGGAATCAGATCAATTTTGAGCAGGCCGCTGGCCCGCTACATTGTCAAACAGCAGCAGGAATGGATCGCGCGCAGTGTTGAGGTCCAGGAAAAGTGGAGGATGGAACTTGTAAGGAAAGCGGCTGGCACGCGGTTTGGAAAAGACCATTTTTTCAAAGATATCCATAGCTATGCCGACTTCCGGCAGGCTGTTCCGGTGAGCGATTATGAGGATTTGAAATCTTATGTCGAGCAAATAAAATCAGGGGAAAGTGATATTTTATGGCCGGGGAAACCGTTGTATTTTGCCAAAACGTCAGGCACTACTTCCGGCACCAAGTACATACCTATTTCGAAGGATTCGATCTCGAATCACATCGACTCGGCACGTAATGCCATTTTGACGTATATCGATGAGACACAACGGTCTGAATTTCTGGATCATAAGCTGATTTTTCTCTCCGGTAGCCCGGTACTGACAGACACCGGAGGGGTACTGACAGGCCGCCTGTCAGGTATTTCCAACCACCACGTGCCTTCGTACCTGCGCTCGAACCAGCTGCCGAGCTACGAAACCAACTGCATCGAGGATTGGGAGACCAAGCTCGACAAGATCATCGACGAGACGCTCGACCAGCGCATGTCGCTCATTTCCGGCATTCCGCCGTGGGTGCAAATGTATTTCGACCGCATTATCGAACGGACAGGCAAGAAAATCAAGGACGTTTTTCCTGATTTCTCGCTATTTATCTACGGCGGTGTAAATTTCGAGCCTTACCGGGCCAAGCTGTTCGAATCCATCGGCAAGCGCATCGACTCCATTGAGTTGTACCCGGCTTCGGAAGGTTTTCTGGCATATCAGGACAAGCAAAACGATGAAGGCCTGCTGCTTTTGCTCGATACCGGCATTTTTTTCGAATTCATTCCCGTAGAAAACTACTTCGACGAGAACCCGCGCCGCTTATCCGTTGGCGAAGTGGAAGTAGGTAAAAATTATGCGGTGATTGTCAATAACAATGCAGGACTTTGGGGTTATTCGTTGGGCGATACCGTCAAGTTTGTCTCGACTGACCCTTACAAAGTATTGGTAACGGGCCGTATCAAGCATTTTATTTCTGCCTTTGGCGAGCATGTGATCGGGGAGGAGATTGAAAAAGCTTTGAAATATGCGTTGGAAAGGCATCCGGAGACGGAAGTGGTCGAATTGACCGTCGCGCCAATGGTAAATTCACCGGATGGCGGTCTTCCATATCATGAATGGCTGATCGAATTCGCCACACACCCGAACGATATGGAGCAATTTGCGAGCGATCTCGACCGCAGGCTAACCGAACTGAACATTTATTACAAAGACCTGATCACCGGAAGCATCCTGCGCCGCCTCGAACTGACGCCGCTGCGCAGGAACTCGTTTATCGACTATATGCGTGCTAACGGCAAGCTGGGCGGCCAGAACAAGGTGCCACGCCTCTCCAACGACCGCAAGATTGCCGACGAGCTCAACCCGGCTGAACCATAA
- a CDS encoding rod shape-determining protein, protein MGLFDFLTSDIAIDLGTANTLIIHKDTVVVDEPSIIAMDKTTGKVLAIGHTAMQMHEKTNENIKTIRPLKDGVIADFTAAEMMIRGMIKMIDTGSRFFTPSHRMVVCIPSGITEVEKRAVKDSCEHAGAKEVYMVHEPIAAAIGIGIDITQPNGVMIVDIGGGTTEIAVIALSGIVCEQSVRIAGDVFTRDIVDYMRREHNLLIGERSAELIKMAIGSASPELEIPLDDYQIRGRDLMTGIPKEIRVTYSEIAYSLDKSISKIEEGVMKALEISPPELSADIFKNGIYLTGGGALIHGLDRRIAQKTKLPVHIADDPLKAVVKGTGEVLKNLELYKPVLIS, encoded by the coding sequence ATGGGATTGTTTGATTTTTTGACGAGCGATATAGCGATCGATTTGGGTACTGCTAATACTTTGATCATCCATAAAGATACTGTTGTTGTTGATGAGCCGTCGATCATTGCCATGGATAAAACCACGGGCAAAGTGCTGGCGATCGGGCACACGGCAATGCAAATGCACGAGAAGACGAATGAGAATATCAAGACGATCCGCCCGCTGAAAGACGGCGTGATTGCCGACTTTACGGCGGCCGAAATGATGATCCGCGGGATGATCAAGATGATCGATACCGGCAGCCGATTCTTCACCCCTTCGCACCGCATGGTCGTTTGTATTCCTTCGGGAATTACCGAGGTTGAGAAACGTGCGGTAAAAGACTCCTGCGAGCACGCTGGTGCTAAGGAAGTCTACATGGTGCACGAGCCTATCGCAGCAGCAATCGGTATCGGTATCGACATTACGCAGCCGAACGGCGTGATGATCGTCGATATCGGCGGCGGTACCACCGAAATCGCGGTAATCGCATTGTCGGGTATCGTCTGCGAGCAGTCGGTGCGCATTGCGGGCGACGTTTTCACGCGTGACATCGTCGATTACATGCGCCGCGAGCATAACCTGCTGATCGGCGAGCGTTCCGCCGAGCTGATCAAAATGGCGATCGGTTCTGCTTCACCCGAGTTGGAAATCCCGCTCGACGATTACCAGATCCGCGGCCGCGATCTTATGACGGGTATTCCAAAGGAAATCCGCGTCACTTACAGCGAAATCGCTTATTCACTCGATAAATCGATCTCCAAAATAGAAGAGGGTGTCATGAAGGCCCTCGAAATTTCCCCACCGGAGCTCTCCGCGGATATTTTCAAAAACGGTATTTACCTCACGGGCGGCGGCGCGTTGATCCACGGCCTCGACAGGCGAATCGCCCAGAAAACCAAGCTGCCCGTACACATCGCCGACGATCCGTTGAAGGCGGTTGTAAAAGGTACCGGGGAAGTCCTCAAAAACCTCGAACTATACAAGCCCGTACTGATTTCGTAG
- the mreC gene encoding rod shape-determining protein MreC: protein MRDYTKLDEINADLASENAHLHALVARLSQTNTSQAPAGYVPDSAFASRFTYTVAKVVDNETNKANNVITIDKGTAHGIKPGMGVISATGVVGKVRFCSEHYSVITSILHSNFMVSSKLVRSKEIGYAKWDGKDPNFIDMIDVSKYTKIYKGDSAVTSDQNSVFPPNIMVGKVESVAVNPNQTFYNIVLRLATDFRNLSYVYVVQNHQLVEQENLKSRTIEPKK, encoded by the coding sequence GTGCGCGACTATACCAAGCTCGACGAGATCAATGCCGACCTTGCCAGCGAGAACGCGCATTTGCACGCTCTGGTAGCCAGGCTGAGCCAGACGAACACCAGCCAGGCGCCGGCAGGTTATGTGCCCGATTCGGCATTCGCGTCGCGGTTTACGTACACCGTCGCGAAAGTAGTGGACAACGAAACCAACAAGGCGAACAACGTCATCACGATCGACAAAGGCACTGCGCATGGCATCAAGCCGGGTATGGGTGTCATTTCGGCGACGGGTGTAGTCGGTAAGGTGCGGTTCTGTTCCGAGCATTATTCGGTGATCACGTCGATCTTGCATTCGAACTTCATGGTTTCGTCCAAACTCGTACGCAGCAAAGAGATCGGTTATGCGAAATGGGACGGAAAAGATCCCAATTTCATCGATATGATCGATGTTTCGAAGTATACCAAAATCTATAAGGGAGATTCGGCGGTGACGTCGGACCAGAACTCGGTTTTCCCGCCGAACATTATGGTCGGAAAAGTGGAGAGCGTGGCCGTGAATCCCAACCAGACATTCTATAATATCGTCCTGCGCCTCGCGACCGACTTCCGGAACCTGTCTTACGTGTATGTGGTACAAAATCACCAACTTGTAGAACAGGAAAACCTTAAATCCAGAACCATAGAACCGAAAAAATGA
- a CDS encoding sigma-70 family RNA polymerase sigma factor: protein MLVAMSETLTTNEYTDDLRYEVFNREFMPHIDSMYNFAFRLTMDEDDANDLVQDTYLKAFRFISSFEQGTNAKAWLFRILKNSFINDYRKKSKEPSKVDYQEVETTYNSEEASDTTYTVDLRADAVQELIGDEVANALNALPVDFRTVIILCDIEGFTYEEMAKILDIPIGTVRSRLHRARNLLKEKLRSYASSMGYDS, encoded by the coding sequence ATGTTAGTTGCCATGTCAGAAACGCTCACGACTAATGAATACACGGACGATCTTCGTTATGAAGTATTTAACCGCGAGTTCATGCCACACATTGATTCCATGTACAACTTCGCCTTCCGACTCACCATGGACGAAGACGATGCGAATGACCTGGTTCAAGACACTTATCTGAAAGCGTTCCGTTTTATATCTTCTTTCGAGCAGGGTACCAATGCGAAAGCGTGGCTTTTCAGGATCCTCAAAAACAGCTTCATCAACGACTACCGTAAAAAAAGTAAAGAACCTTCCAAGGTTGATTATCAGGAAGTGGAAACGACCTATAATTCCGAGGAAGCATCCGATACCACTTATACCGTAGATCTCCGTGCCGATGCTGTACAGGAACTGATCGGCGATGAAGTTGCCAACGCACTCAACGCCCTGCCTGTCGACTTCAGAACGGTCATCATTCTCTGCGACATCGAGGGCTTCACCTACGAAGAGATGGCCAAAATCCTGGACATTCCGATCGGAACGGTGAGGTCCAGACTGCACCGCGCGCGTAACCTCCTGAAAGAAAAACTCAGAAGCTACGCCAGCTCAATGGGATATGATTCATAG